ACCAGTACGCCTTTAAATAAGGTGACTAATTCACATGTTTTATCTTGTGTGGCGCAGCTTAATGAGTACTTTGCTCATACGCGTACTGAGTTTGATTTAGAGCTTGATACTGGCGGCACGCCATTTCAGCAAAGCGTATGGCAGGCATTACAAAGCGTACCGTTTGCTAAAGTGGCAACCTATAAAGATATTGCCATACAATTAAATAATTCTAAAGCAGTGAGGGCGGTGGGGGCTGCAAATGGCAAAAACCCAATCAGTATTATTGTGCCGTGTCACCGCATCATTGGTGCAAATAAAAAGCTAACTGGTTATGCTGGTGGCTTAGAGCGTAAGCAATGGTTACTAGAGCACGAAGCAAAATAAATAAAATAGCGTTTCCAAATTTGTATTCTCTGCACTTTAGGGTAGCATAAGCGCACTTTTTATTTGAAGGCACGGCCATGGCGCAATTATACTTTTACTACTCTGCAATGAATGCAGGTAAATCAACCACTTTATTACAATCAGCGTTTAATTATAAAGAGCGCGGTATGGAGCCGGTGATCCTCACCGCAGCCATTGACGATAGAGCAGGAGTGGGCAAAGTATCCTCACGTATAGGCCTTCAAGCAGATGCACATATTTATGATGCGGATAAAGACGTATACGAGCTAATTAAATCGCTCAATAGTGATAAAAAACGCCATTGTGTACTCGTGGATGAATGTCAGTTTTTATCTAAAGATCAAGTTATGCAGTTAACCGATGTAGTCGATGAATTAGGTATTCCTGTATTGTGTTACGGCTTAAGAAACGACTTTAGAGGTGAGTTATTTAGCGGCTCGCAATATTTACTTGCTTGGGCTGATAAGTTAATAGAACTTAAAACGGTGTGTCATTGTGGGCGTAAAGCAAATCACGTATTACGTACCGATGAAAATGGCGAGGCTATTGCCGATGGCAATCAAGTAGAAATTGGCGGCAACGACCGTTATGAATCGGTGTGCCGCAAACATTATAAAGCCGCGTTAAATATGGGCCGTTAAGGCTTTAATAAAGGTATCTATATCCGCTTTGGTAATACCTAAATGGGTTACTAGCCTAAGTTGCTTACTTGGGCTAAACACAATGTCCTGTGCTTTTAAATCGGCTGCTAGTTTTGTGATGTTTATGTTGTTATCACACGTAGCGTAAACCATGTTTGTGGTATTACTCATGTTTACGTTAAAACCTGCCACGTTATTTAACTGCTTTGCTAAATAATGTGCATTAGCGTGGTCATCGACTAAACGTTGAGTGTTATTTTCTAAAGCATATTGCCCCGCAGCAGCTAATATACCCGCTTGGCGCATACCGCCGCCAAGCACTTTTCGCCAGCGTCTTGCTTTGGCTATCAATGCTGTTGAACCAAGCAATAATGAACCAACAGGTGCACCTAATCCTTTTGATAAGCAAATAGATACAGAGTCAAAATGTTGGGTTATTTCTTTAATATCAACGTTAAGCTCGG
The genomic region above belongs to Pseudoalteromonas undina and contains:
- a CDS encoding thymidine kinase: MAQLYFYYSAMNAGKSTTLLQSAFNYKERGMEPVILTAAIDDRAGVGKVSSRIGLQADAHIYDADKDVYELIKSLNSDKKRHCVLVDECQFLSKDQVMQLTDVVDELGIPVLCYGLRNDFRGELFSGSQYLLAWADKLIELKTVCHCGRKANHVLRTDENGEAIADGNQVEIGGNDRYESVCRKHYKAALNMGR
- a CDS encoding methylated-DNA--[protein]-cysteine S-methyltransferase, coding for MIVQTSLPSPIDDIIIQATENGISYVGFYPPTSYTSTPLNKVTNSHVLSCVAQLNEYFAHTRTEFDLELDTGGTPFQQSVWQALQSVPFAKVATYKDIAIQLNNSKAVRAVGAANGKNPISIIVPCHRIIGANKKLTGYAGGLERKQWLLEHEAK